The Kaistia defluvii genome has a segment encoding these proteins:
- a CDS encoding aldo/keto reductase, protein MATRPLGRSGLDVTTISFGGAGIGNLYQAVSDEAAHEVLQAAWDAGIRFFDTAPRYGHGLSERRLGDFLRSKPRGSYVLSTKVGRILTPLRGREMGFYGFVDVLPFEQEYDYSYDGILRSHEASLHRLGLDRIDVLYMHDIGVDTHGVEQNAEYFPVAMSGGLKAMQELRASGDVKAIGLGVNEVEVCLQALDHAEIDAFLLAGRFTLLEQEGARPLLEACVARGTSLVIGGVFNSGILATGAVPGAHYNYAEPPAEIVERVNRLERICRSHGVPLAVAAQRFPLSHPAVASVLIGVSSKRNLDRNMAAMDVAIPDALWADLVAEGLLAPDLAPR, encoded by the coding sequence ATCGCCACGCGCCCGCTCGGTCGGAGCGGACTGGATGTCACGACGATCAGCTTCGGCGGCGCCGGAATCGGAAATCTCTACCAGGCGGTCTCCGACGAGGCCGCCCATGAGGTGCTGCAGGCGGCCTGGGATGCCGGCATCCGCTTCTTCGATACGGCGCCCCGCTATGGCCACGGCCTGAGCGAACGCCGCCTCGGCGACTTCCTGCGCTCCAAGCCGCGCGGCAGCTATGTGCTCTCGACCAAGGTCGGCCGCATCCTGACGCCGCTGCGCGGCCGCGAGATGGGGTTCTATGGCTTCGTCGACGTGCTGCCGTTCGAGCAGGAATATGACTATTCCTATGACGGCATCCTGCGCTCGCATGAGGCGAGCCTGCATCGCCTGGGCCTCGACCGCATCGACGTGCTCTACATGCACGATATCGGCGTCGACACGCATGGCGTCGAACAGAACGCGGAATATTTCCCCGTCGCCATGTCGGGCGGCCTGAAGGCGATGCAGGAATTGCGCGCCAGCGGCGACGTCAAGGCGATCGGCCTCGGCGTCAACGAGGTCGAGGTCTGCCTTCAGGCGCTCGATCATGCCGAGATCGATGCGTTCCTGCTCGCCGGCCGCTTCACGCTGCTGGAGCAGGAGGGCGCGCGGCCGCTGCTCGAGGCCTGCGTGGCGCGCGGCACCAGCCTGGTGATCGGCGGCGTGTTCAATTCCGGCATCCTGGCCACCGGCGCCGTGCCGGGCGCGCATTACAACTATGCCGAACCGCCGGCCGAGATCGTCGAGCGCGTCAACCGGCTGGAGCGCATCTGCCGCAGCCATGGCGTGCCGCTGGCGGTCGCCGCGCAGCGCTTCCCGCTCAGCCATCCGGCCGTGGCGTCGGTGCTGATCGGCGTCAGCAGCAAGCGCAATCTCGATCGCAACATGGCGGCGATGGACGTGGCGATCCCCGACGCGCTCTGGGCCGATCTTGTCGCAGAAGGCCTCCTCGCGCCGGATCTCGCGCCGCGCTGA
- the nikE gene encoding nickel import ATP-binding protein NikE has product MSVILAARSVSKSYSSYSLTGRSAPKTVLRDVSLDIAAGESIALLGRSGSGKSTLGRLLLGFERPDGGSVAFEGESVSGLSGERYRHYRRSVQVVLQDSLGAVNPRHNIGRIIAEPLRHLTDLTEDARSERVRSLLAQVGLVPDDARKLPSQMSGGQLQRVCIARAIAPAPRLLVLDEAVSNLDLVLQMQMIALLRDLQARLKMAVLFITHDLRLVQLFCSRVIVLAQGAIQEDAPVTRGLALRSAEGRLLQDAILPARPVHRAPAFCD; this is encoded by the coding sequence TCGGTCTCGAAGTCCTATTCCAGCTATTCGCTCACCGGCCGATCCGCTCCGAAGACGGTGCTCCGGGACGTGTCGCTGGATATCGCGGCCGGCGAGAGCATCGCCCTGCTCGGACGCAGCGGATCCGGCAAGAGCACGCTCGGCCGGCTGCTGCTGGGTTTCGAGCGGCCGGATGGCGGTAGCGTGGCGTTCGAGGGCGAAAGCGTGAGCGGCCTTTCGGGCGAGCGGTACCGGCACTATCGGCGCTCGGTGCAGGTGGTGCTCCAGGATTCGCTCGGCGCCGTGAATCCGCGCCATAACATCGGCCGGATCATCGCCGAGCCGCTGCGCCATCTCACCGATCTGACCGAGGACGCGCGAAGCGAAAGGGTTCGCTCGCTGCTGGCGCAGGTGGGCCTGGTTCCCGACGACGCCCGCAAGCTTCCCTCGCAGATGAGCGGCGGCCAGTTGCAGCGCGTTTGCATCGCCCGCGCCATCGCGCCGGCGCCGCGGCTGCTGGTGCTGGACGAGGCGGTATCCAATCTCGATCTCGTGCTCCAGATGCAGATGATCGCGCTGCTCAGGGATCTTCAGGCCCGGCTGAAAATGGCCGTGCTGTTCATCACCCACGACCTTCGGCTAGTGCAGCTGTTCTGCAGCCGCGTCATCGTGCTCGCGCAAGGCGCCATCCAGGAAGACGCTCCGGTGACGCGGGGGCTGGCGCTGCGCTCGGCCGAGGGTCGGCTGTTGCAGGACGCTATCCTGCCGGCCCGGCCCGTCCATCGGGCGCCGGCCTTCTGCGACTGA
- a CDS encoding carbohydrate ABC transporter permease, with product MAASPLSSNALTRDDRRFGFRLTAPAGILLAVLLLVPTTLTILYSLHDVPANGRSLGPFVGLENYTIVLGSSVFWRSAWVTFLFSVGFVVLSTLIGLAMALLLNQPFIGRGLARALLIIPWATPWLMIGILWKWFADGSVGGLNAVLLMLGATTDYHDFLSDPNSALAITIVAAVWRQASFAGILLLAGLQTLPGDLNEAASLDGANLWQRFRNITLPWLRPALVTVTVLNVIYAFLQFDVIFAMTQGGPGDATQVLSILIYRQLFGVTQIGLGSALAVILGFVALAGGLITVKLLYARGSQPA from the coding sequence TTGGCGGCCTCCCCCCTTTCCAGCAATGCCCTGACGCGCGACGATCGGCGCTTCGGATTCAGGCTGACGGCGCCGGCCGGCATCCTCCTCGCCGTCCTGCTGCTGGTGCCTACGACCCTCACCATCCTCTATAGCCTGCATGACGTGCCGGCCAACGGCCGCAGCCTCGGCCCGTTCGTCGGGCTGGAGAACTACACCATCGTGCTCGGCAGCTCGGTGTTCTGGCGCTCGGCCTGGGTGACCTTCCTGTTCTCGGTCGGCTTCGTGGTGCTCTCGACACTGATCGGCCTAGCCATGGCGCTGCTGCTCAACCAGCCTTTCATCGGACGGGGCCTCGCCCGCGCGCTCCTGATCATCCCATGGGCGACGCCCTGGCTGATGATCGGCATCCTGTGGAAATGGTTTGCCGATGGCAGCGTCGGCGGGCTCAACGCCGTGCTGCTGATGCTGGGGGCGACGACCGACTATCACGACTTTCTGTCCGACCCGAATTCGGCGCTGGCGATCACCATCGTCGCCGCCGTCTGGCGCCAGGCGAGCTTCGCTGGAATCCTGCTGCTGGCCGGCCTGCAGACCCTGCCGGGCGACCTGAACGAGGCTGCCTCGCTCGACGGCGCCAATCTCTGGCAGCGCTTCCGCAACATCACTCTGCCCTGGCTGCGGCCGGCGCTCGTCACCGTCACGGTGCTCAACGTCATCTACGCCTTCCTGCAGTTCGACGTGATCTTCGCCATGACGCAAGGCGGGCCGGGCGACGCCACCCAGGTGCTGTCGATCCTGATCTATCGCCAGCTCTTCGGCGTCACCCAGATCGGCCTCGGCTCGGCGCTGGCGGTCATCCTCGGCTTCGTCGCGCTCGCGGGTGGGCTGATCACCGTCAAGCTGCTTTACGCCCGGGGGAGCCAACCCGCATGA
- a CDS encoding CYTH and CHAD domain-containing protein, producing MRGTQGGKMGAAALLPMPAADIATDCEIELKLTCRDPSQLAAIATAPILAGVGGWRTRQLFSTYYDTDALLLRQSGYTLRVREDRGRFVMTVKAQRGAGLSRFEREEAVPSSSIDGAILSRLLPADMADALGAAPLRPLFTARIERQQVTLDFAGSTIEVALDRGQILAGERIEPVAEVELELKRGSVTALYELALELSNHAPLVPSGRTKSDRGFALALGGPGRETANEVRLTRDMSRDQALGALFGPALTQAVDHVPRVADPADAEGVHGMRVALRHIRMGLWLVKRSEGGLLAGVLADEVRWLAGELGEARDWDVLAKEIVPAVTAADLERAGFRTLVQRIEQHRDLAHAKAAEAMTGGRAGRLLLSLGLWTSRHGWRDTEPGGEARFAKPIKGLARKALADLHRQVLKRGRKFDRLDAEGRHHLRIRVKSLAYAADLFLPIVQKRKAARRHVATLKRLQDQLGRLNDAIRASELLNQLVEEGLSPGARRATDIVLARQHVTLTEGEAALRRRWLDFTRAFETGRKRKRRRG from the coding sequence TTGCGCGGCACACAGGGCGGGAAGATGGGTGCAGCGGCACTCTTGCCGATGCCCGCGGCGGACATCGCCACCGACTGCGAAATCGAACTCAAGCTGACCTGCCGCGATCCCTCGCAGCTCGCCGCGATCGCCACCGCGCCGATCCTCGCCGGCGTCGGCGGATGGCGCACGCGCCAGCTTTTCTCGACCTATTACGACACCGACGCGCTGCTCCTGCGCCAGTCGGGCTATACGCTGAGGGTCCGCGAGGACAGGGGGCGCTTCGTGATGACCGTCAAGGCGCAGCGCGGCGCCGGGCTGTCGCGCTTCGAGCGCGAAGAAGCAGTGCCCTCGTCCTCGATCGACGGCGCGATCCTGAGCCGGCTCTTGCCGGCCGACATGGCCGATGCGCTGGGCGCCGCGCCGCTGCGGCCGCTGTTCACGGCCCGGATCGAGCGGCAGCAGGTGACGCTGGACTTTGCCGGCTCCACCATCGAGGTCGCCCTGGACCGGGGCCAGATCCTGGCCGGCGAACGCATCGAGCCGGTCGCGGAGGTCGAGCTGGAGCTTAAGCGCGGTTCGGTGACCGCGCTCTACGAACTGGCGCTGGAACTGTCAAACCATGCGCCGCTGGTGCCGAGCGGGCGGACGAAATCCGATCGCGGCTTTGCGCTGGCTCTGGGCGGTCCCGGCCGGGAGACGGCGAACGAGGTCCGCCTCACCCGCGATATGTCGCGCGACCAGGCGCTCGGCGCCCTGTTTGGCCCCGCCCTGACGCAGGCCGTCGATCACGTGCCGCGCGTGGCTGATCCCGCCGATGCGGAGGGCGTGCATGGCATGCGGGTGGCGCTTCGGCACATCCGCATGGGGCTCTGGCTGGTGAAGCGAAGCGAGGGCGGCCTGCTGGCCGGCGTGCTGGCGGATGAAGTTCGCTGGCTGGCCGGAGAGCTCGGCGAGGCCCGCGACTGGGATGTGCTGGCCAAGGAAATCGTGCCGGCCGTGACCGCGGCAGACCTGGAGCGGGCCGGATTTCGCACGCTGGTGCAGCGGATCGAGCAGCACCGCGACCTGGCGCATGCCAAGGCAGCCGAGGCCATGACGGGCGGCCGGGCCGGGCGCCTGTTGCTCAGCCTGGGCCTCTGGACCAGCCGGCATGGCTGGCGCGACACCGAGCCCGGCGGGGAGGCCCGCTTCGCAAAGCCGATCAAGGGGTTGGCGAGGAAGGCGCTCGCGGACCTGCATCGCCAGGTCCTGAAACGTGGCCGCAAGTTCGATCGGCTGGATGCCGAGGGGCGGCACCATCTGCGCATCCGCGTGAAGTCGCTCGCCTATGCGGCGGATCTCTTCCTGCCGATCGTCCAGAAGCGCAAGGCGGCGCGCCGCCACGTGGCGACCCTGAAGCGTCTTCAGGACCAGCTTGGCCGGCTGAACGACGCGATCCGGGCCTCGGAATTGCTGAACCAGCTCGTCGAGGAAGGCCTGTCGCCGGGGGCGCGGCGGGCGACCGACATCGTCCTTGCCCGGCAGCATGTGACGCTGACGGAGGGCGAGGCGGCGCTGCGCCGCCGCTGGCTGGATTTTACGCGAGCCTTTGAAACCGGCCGCAAGCGCAAGCGGCGTCGGGGCTGA
- a CDS encoding L-fuconate dehydratase produces the protein MTRIVDIAVHDLRFPTSQSLDGSDAMNPDPDYSAAYVILKTDKDGLDGHGLTFTIGRGNDICCAAIRAMRHLIVGLDMDWVRENPGRAWRHLTADSQLRWIGPDKGAMHLATGAVVNALWDLMAKEAGKPVWQFVADMTPEQLVDIIDFRYLTDCVTKEEALALLTEAAKGKEERRATLLAEGYPCYTTSAGWLGYSDEKLRRLAQEAVDAGFTHIKMKVGRDLEDDIRRLKAVREVMGPDRYLMIDANQVWEVDQAIDWVGKLKFSNPFFIEEPTSPDDVAGHRKIRAGVAPVKVATGEMCQNRILFKQFIMEGAIDIVQIDACRIGGLNEVFAVLLMAAKYKLPVWPHAGGVGLCEYVQHLSMIDYLVVSGTKEGRVIEYVDHLHEHFVEPCDIRNAAYMPPKLPGFSIEMKAESIAANEFGG, from the coding sequence ATGACCCGCATCGTCGACATCGCCGTGCACGACCTTCGTTTCCCGACCTCGCAGTCGCTCGACGGGTCGGACGCGATGAATCCCGATCCCGATTACTCGGCCGCCTATGTCATCCTGAAGACCGACAAGGACGGGCTCGACGGGCACGGCCTGACCTTCACGATCGGTCGCGGCAACGACATCTGCTGCGCCGCCATCCGAGCGATGCGCCATTTGATCGTCGGCCTCGACATGGACTGGGTGCGGGAGAATCCCGGCCGCGCCTGGCGCCACCTGACCGCCGACAGCCAGCTGCGCTGGATCGGCCCAGACAAGGGCGCGATGCATCTCGCCACCGGCGCCGTCGTCAATGCGCTCTGGGACCTGATGGCCAAGGAAGCCGGCAAGCCGGTCTGGCAGTTCGTCGCCGACATGACGCCGGAACAGCTCGTCGACATCATCGACTTCCGCTACCTGACCGATTGCGTCACGAAGGAGGAAGCGCTGGCGCTGCTGACCGAAGCCGCGAAGGGCAAGGAAGAGCGCCGCGCCACGCTGCTGGCCGAAGGCTATCCCTGCTACACCACCTCGGCCGGCTGGCTCGGCTATTCCGACGAGAAGCTGCGCCGCCTGGCGCAGGAGGCGGTCGATGCCGGCTTCACCCATATCAAGATGAAGGTCGGCCGCGACCTGGAAGACGACATCCGTCGCCTGAAGGCGGTGCGCGAGGTCATGGGGCCGGACCGCTACCTGATGATCGACGCGAACCAGGTCTGGGAAGTCGACCAGGCGATCGACTGGGTCGGCAAGCTGAAGTTCTCCAATCCGTTCTTCATCGAGGAGCCGACCAGCCCCGATGACGTCGCCGGCCACCGCAAGATCCGCGCCGGCGTGGCGCCAGTGAAGGTCGCCACCGGCGAGATGTGCCAGAACCGCATCCTGTTCAAGCAGTTCATCATGGAAGGCGCGATCGACATCGTCCAGATCGACGCCTGCCGCATCGGCGGCCTCAACGAGGTGTTCGCGGTGCTGCTGATGGCGGCGAAGTACAAGCTGCCGGTCTGGCCGCATGCCGGCGGCGTCGGCCTCTGCGAATATGTCCAGCACCTGTCGATGATCGACTATCTCGTCGTCTCCGGCACCAAGGAAGGCCGCGTGATCGAATATGTCGACCATCTGCACGAGCATTTCGTCGAGCCCTGCGACATCCGCAACGCCGCCTACATGCCGCCCAAGCTCCCCGGCTTCTCGATCGAGATGAAGGCGGAATCGATCGCCGCCAACGAGTTCGGAGGCTGA
- a CDS encoding ABC transporter substrate-binding protein — protein MKTRDTGKTVAGGLDRRAFLKAGGGAALGALLAPGLAGRAEAAGFTGSLDMLAWDFQPDTIKKLVGEWTAKGNPAVNVAVIPNLGYSPALQTRLRGGDAIDLYYNFAYNSQKFIDQGWASKLNGLPGVDEMVGDMFESARAAYVNAAGDIISAPYFSAVHMMHYNQRMLKDAGIAAAPQTLKEVYDASKTLKDKNVVASPYVAYWVKEFCEEYLHTYLLNEGVTAFDAAGKPVFADDPKTEGVFEWWQTMYQEGLAPKSVLNDDPGKLSNQMAQGEAAFFVLHHYFLSSIRSLGGPESANVMQGPIGGTNHTFQIGEVLQLGAGEDPARREAAWDLMKFYGWKDSAGKFSVFNQWAKAAGLAAPYPGFFTDPDVIAAFPDYYDLPLISKTFETGSKVVPARTLPWYPDFQAKVGDVVHALLLGQATPKQTVEALTGAANSAQKGRSL, from the coding sequence ATGAAGACCAGAGATACAGGGAAGACCGTTGCGGGCGGCCTCGATCGGCGCGCCTTTCTGAAGGCCGGCGGCGGCGCCGCGCTGGGCGCCCTCCTGGCGCCAGGCCTGGCCGGGCGCGCCGAGGCCGCCGGCTTTACCGGCTCCCTCGACATGCTCGCCTGGGATTTCCAGCCCGACACGATCAAGAAGCTGGTCGGCGAATGGACAGCCAAGGGTAATCCGGCCGTCAATGTCGCCGTGATCCCCAATCTCGGCTATTCGCCCGCCCTGCAGACGCGCCTGCGCGGCGGCGACGCAATCGATCTCTATTACAACTTTGCCTACAACTCGCAGAAGTTCATCGATCAGGGCTGGGCCTCGAAGCTGAACGGGCTGCCGGGCGTCGACGAAATGGTCGGCGACATGTTCGAGAGCGCGCGCGCGGCTTATGTGAACGCGGCCGGCGACATCATCAGCGCGCCCTATTTCTCCGCCGTCCACATGATGCATTACAACCAGCGCATGCTGAAAGACGCCGGCATTGCCGCCGCGCCGCAGACGCTGAAGGAAGTCTATGACGCGTCGAAGACGCTGAAGGACAAGAACGTCGTCGCCTCGCCCTATGTCGCCTATTGGGTGAAGGAATTCTGCGAGGAATACCTGCACACCTATCTGCTGAACGAGGGCGTCACCGCCTTCGACGCCGCCGGCAAGCCGGTCTTCGCCGACGACCCGAAGACCGAGGGCGTCTTCGAATGGTGGCAGACCATGTATCAGGAAGGCCTGGCGCCGAAATCGGTGCTGAACGACGACCCGGGCAAGCTCTCCAACCAGATGGCCCAGGGCGAGGCCGCCTTCTTCGTGCTGCATCACTATTTCCTGTCGTCGATCCGCAGCCTGGGCGGCCCGGAATCGGCCAATGTCATGCAGGGGCCGATCGGCGGGACGAACCACACCTTCCAGATCGGCGAGGTGCTGCAACTCGGCGCCGGCGAGGATCCCGCCCGGCGCGAGGCGGCCTGGGACCTGATGAAGTTCTATGGCTGGAAGGACTCGGCCGGGAAGTTCAGCGTGTTCAACCAGTGGGCCAAGGCCGCCGGCCTCGCCGCGCCCTATCCCGGCTTCTTCACCGACCCCGACGTGATCGCCGCCTTCCCGGACTATTATGACCTGCCGCTGATCTCGAAGACCTTCGAGACCGGCTCCAAGGTCGTGCCGGCGCGCACGCTTCCCTGGTATCCGGACTTCCAGGCCAAGGTCGGCGACGTCGTGCACGCGCTGCTGCTCGGCCAGGCGACACCGAAGCAGACGGTCGAGGCCCTGACAGGGGCGGCGAACTCGGCCCAGAAGGGCCGCAGCCTTTAA